A region of the Paracoccus pantotrophus genome:
AGACGCGCGGAGTCTCCGTTTCCACGCCTCTCCACGCCTCCGCGCCGCTCCGCAGTCGGTCCTAGCTTGCTCACACACAACCTCGCCTTGCAGCGTATCGCCCCGCTGCTGTGGATGCGGGCGGGGGCGGAGAGCCGCCGCATCGCCGACCTGCCGGCCACCGGGTGGGAGGTTGCCGATGCCTATACGGCCTGCTGGTCGATCTGGACCACGCCAGCGCCTTTTGCGACGCGGTCGCCGCCCAGGCCGGGCTGCGCATCGCCTATATCGTCACCGACGATGATCGCCGCTTTCAGGCGGTGGCCCGGTCCCTGCCGGACAGCGTCGAGCCCGTGCGGTTCTACGAATCCTACCTCTCCAATTTCCGCTTTTCGATGGGCCGCTGAACCTGCTGACCGGCATTTGCCCTTGCGGCAACTGCGGCGGGGCCATGACGCTGCGCACCGACTCTGTTGCACAAATTGACTGACGGTCAGAGTTCCCCTTTCCCCCGACGGAGTCATCCCACGGCTTGAGTTTCGGGTATGCCGAGTGCGGTGAAGCCGTTCAGGACGGCGACACGGATCTGGAACTCCGCGACCTGGCGGTCGAAGTCCCGCGCCATGAGGCGCTGACCCAGCAGTTTCACACAGTGCATCTTCGTTTCGACGCGGCTTCGGCGGTGATAGCCGCTCCATCGTCGCCAGATCGTCCTACCGAAGCGCTTCGATGCGCGCAGGGCTTCGTTCCGTGCGATTGCTCCGGCAGAGTCGGGCTTCCATGGCTTGGCGTTTTTGCGGGGTGGAATGATTGCAGCGGCACCCCGGGCGGCGATGGCGTCATGGCATTTGCGCGTGTCGAAGGCGCCATCAGCGGTGACGCTGGCGATCTCTTGATCAGGCGGAATCTGGTCGAGCAATTCGGGCAGCATGGGCGCATCGCCCACATCGCTGGTCGTGAACTCCGCCGCCCTAATTTCCAGCGTTTGCTCGTCAATTCCGATGTGGATCTTGCGCCAGACGCGGCGTTTGGTGCCGCCGTGCTTGCGCGCGTTCCACTCCCCTTCGCCCTCGACCTTGATCCCGGTGCTGTCGATCAAGAGGTGCAGCGGCCCTTGTGATCCGCGAAACGGGATGTTGACCTTCAGGGTCTTCTGGCGGCGGCTGAGGGTGCTGAAGTTCGGCACAGCCCAGTTCAGGTCGATCAGTCGAAGCAAGCTCTCGACGAACCCAGTCGTCTGCCGCAGCGCCATCCCGAACAACACCTTCATCGTCAGGCAGGTTTGGATGGCTGCGTCACTGTAGTCGGGCTGTCGCCCCCGTTTGCCGGTCGGCGCAGCCTCCCAGATCATGGAGGGATCAAACCAGATCGTCAGCGAGCCGCGGCGCTT
Encoded here:
- a CDS encoding IS5-like element ISPpa8 family transposase translates to MSRPTPPAYKTRNWPTYNEALKRRGSLTIWFDPSMIWEAAPTGKRGRQPDYSDAAIQTCLTMKVLFGMALRQTTGFVESLLRLIDLNWAVPNFSTLSRRQKTLKVNIPFRGSQGPLHLLIDSTGIKVEGEGEWNARKHGGTKRRVWRKIHIGIDEQTLEIRAAEFTTSDVGDAPMLPELLDQIPPDQEIASVTADGAFDTRKCHDAIAARGAAAIIPPRKNAKPWKPDSAGAIARNEALRASKRFGRTIWRRWSGYHRRSRVETKMHCVKLLGQRLMARDFDRQVAEFQIRVAVLNGFTALGIPETQAVG